One genomic segment of Occultella kanbiaonis includes these proteins:
- a CDS encoding iron chaperone — MTATADHDAYIAQAPEPFRPSLKRLRALLSRALPEADEIVAYNMPGFRIGGTVVASYAAFSKQCGLYVLPGAISEYAEEIATAGLKATKTGITFSLRNPIPDDLVEKLARASRTGAGA; from the coding sequence ATGACGGCGACAGCTGACCACGACGCGTACATCGCCCAAGCGCCCGAGCCCTTCCGGCCCTCACTGAAACGGTTGCGCGCGCTGCTGTCCCGCGCCCTGCCGGAAGCGGACGAGATCGTCGCCTACAACATGCCCGGCTTCAGGATCGGCGGCACGGTCGTCGCGAGCTACGCGGCGTTCAGCAAGCAGTGCGGGCTCTACGTCCTTCCGGGCGCGATCTCCGAGTATGCCGAGGAGATCGCGACCGCCGGCCTCAAGGCAACGAAGACCGGCATCACCTTCTCGCTGCGCAACCCCATCCCGGACGACCTCGTCGAGAAGCTGGCACGGGCGTCGCGAACGGGCGCCGGGGCCTGA
- a CDS encoding class I SAM-dependent methyltransferase codes for MTNTTIDETELNELLGRFVTDLGATGAAGNIVIGDRLGLYRALAEAGPLTAVELAEYTGTVERYVREWLRGQAAGKLVSYRPDTDQYWMTPAQALAFADPDGLVLPGAFQMALACFDDRDAIIDRFHSGRGFAWGEHGDDVAVGCERFFRPGYVANLVSSWLPAVDGLVERLDGGITVADVGCGLGSSTRILAETYPASTVIGYDNDSGSIELARKLTAQAGLGDKVEFAVAAAADFTGGGLGLVTTFDCLHDMGDPVGAARHIRSTLAADGVWLIVEPYAGDVVADNLTPVGRLYYSLSIFLCVPHAISEGASDALGNQAGEQPIARIIEEAGFGRFRRVTETPFNIVYEARP; via the coding sequence ATGACGAACACCACGATCGACGAGACCGAGTTGAACGAACTCCTCGGCCGCTTCGTCACCGACCTGGGGGCCACGGGCGCCGCCGGCAACATCGTGATCGGTGACCGGCTCGGCCTGTATCGCGCGCTGGCCGAGGCCGGCCCGCTCACCGCCGTCGAGCTCGCCGAGTACACCGGCACGGTGGAGCGGTACGTGCGCGAGTGGCTGCGCGGGCAGGCAGCCGGAAAGCTGGTGAGCTACCGGCCGGACACCGACCAGTACTGGATGACCCCGGCACAGGCGCTCGCCTTCGCCGACCCGGACGGGCTCGTGCTGCCCGGCGCGTTCCAGATGGCTCTCGCGTGTTTCGACGACCGGGACGCGATCATCGACCGATTCCACAGCGGGCGCGGCTTCGCCTGGGGCGAGCACGGCGACGACGTCGCGGTGGGCTGCGAGCGTTTCTTCCGGCCCGGCTATGTCGCGAACCTGGTCAGCAGCTGGCTGCCCGCCGTGGACGGGCTCGTCGAGCGGCTGGACGGCGGCATCACGGTGGCCGACGTCGGCTGCGGGCTCGGGTCGTCGACGCGGATCCTCGCCGAGACCTACCCGGCCTCCACCGTGATCGGGTACGACAACGACTCGGGCTCCATCGAGCTGGCCAGGAAGCTGACGGCGCAGGCAGGGCTCGGCGACAAGGTCGAGTTCGCCGTCGCCGCCGCGGCCGACTTCACGGGAGGCGGACTCGGGCTCGTGACGACGTTCGACTGCCTGCACGACATGGGCGACCCGGTCGGGGCCGCCCGGCACATCCGCAGCACGCTGGCCGCGGACGGCGTGTGGCTGATCGTCGAGCCGTACGCGGGCGACGTCGTCGCGGACAACCTGACGCCGGTCGGCCGGCTCTACTACTCGCTCTCGATCTTCCTGTGCGTCCCGCACGCCATCTCCGAGGGCGCGTCGGATGCGCTCGGCAACCAGGCCGGCGAGCAGCCGATCGCCCGGATCATCGAAGAGGCCGGCTTCGGCCGGTTCCGGCGGGTCACCGAGACCCCGTTCAACATCGTGTACGAGGCGCGGCCGTGA
- a CDS encoding alpha/beta fold hydrolase, producing the protein MDAVDVDGIRIAFTRAGRGRPIVLLGGFVGDGAGTWHHQIDALSGSYTVVSWDPPGSGGSSDVPESFRLPDYATSLAGLISALGLEQPVLVGLSFGGALALEYWRHRGAQVRGLFLAGAYAGWTGSLPAATVAQRLQTCLAASLLPAPEFASTMVPSMFSPDVPTDLVAEVRDNIAASFRPGGFRAMARSSAEADLRDVLPLIDVPTVVLHGAADVRAPGFVADALCAAIPGSRLVILPGVGHVSCIEAPERFTAELEAFLGGLRRHAGPGPDLASPAHP; encoded by the coding sequence GTGGACGCCGTCGACGTCGATGGGATCCGGATCGCCTTCACGAGGGCAGGCCGCGGCCGGCCGATCGTCCTCCTGGGTGGGTTCGTCGGCGACGGGGCAGGGACCTGGCACCACCAGATCGACGCCCTGTCGGGCTCCTACACGGTCGTTTCCTGGGACCCGCCAGGGTCCGGTGGATCCTCGGACGTGCCCGAGTCGTTCCGGCTGCCGGACTACGCGACCAGCCTCGCCGGGCTGATCTCCGCGCTCGGACTCGAGCAGCCCGTCCTCGTCGGGCTGTCCTTCGGTGGCGCCCTGGCTCTCGAGTACTGGCGGCATCGTGGTGCCCAGGTGCGGGGACTCTTCCTCGCCGGTGCCTACGCAGGCTGGACGGGATCGCTGCCGGCTGCCACCGTCGCGCAGCGGTTGCAGACCTGCCTTGCGGCGTCGCTGCTGCCGGCCCCGGAGTTCGCATCGACCATGGTGCCGAGCATGTTCTCGCCGGACGTCCCGACGGACCTGGTCGCCGAGGTTCGCGACAACATCGCCGCATCCTTCCGTCCCGGCGGGTTCCGAGCGATGGCGCGGTCCTCGGCTGAGGCGGACCTGCGTGACGTCCTGCCCCTGATCGACGTGCCCACGGTCGTGCTGCACGGCGCGGCCGACGTCCGGGCACCGGGGTTCGTCGCCGACGCCCTCTGCGCCGCGATCCCCGGATCGCGCCTGGTGATCCTTCCCGGCGTCGGACACGTCAGCTGCATCGAAGCCCCCGAACGGTTCACCGCCGAGCTGGAGGCGTTCCTGGGCGGGCTCCGACGGCACGCCGGTCCGGGTCCGGACCTGGCTTCTCCCGCCCACCCGTGA
- a CDS encoding allophanate hydrolase-related protein, producing the protein MTELFVNGEGMRGGGVHHNIAGHPFLGPVRTAPGYRFFSVRDEFPGIAPGGTAAIVGELYDVPLVVLAERFLPDEPPELELGVIRLEDGRAVLSMVLRPEEVASGRHADISAAGGWRAYRSA; encoded by the coding sequence ATGACTGAACTGTTCGTCAACGGTGAGGGCATGCGCGGCGGCGGCGTGCACCACAACATCGCGGGGCACCCGTTCCTCGGGCCGGTGCGAACGGCGCCCGGGTACCGGTTCTTCTCCGTCCGCGACGAGTTCCCCGGCATCGCCCCGGGAGGGACCGCCGCAATCGTCGGTGAGCTCTACGACGTGCCGCTGGTGGTGCTGGCGGAGCGGTTCCTGCCCGATGAGCCGCCCGAGCTGGAGCTCGGCGTGATCCGCCTGGAGGATGGCCGCGCCGTGCTGTCCATGGTGCTGCGACCCGAGGAGGTCGCCTCCGGCCGGCACGCGGACATCTCGGCCGCCGGCGGCTGGCGGGCGTACCGCTCAGCCTGA
- a CDS encoding DUF1059 domain-containing protein, with product MIRQVRCECGFTARGSTDDEVITLILAHVGQDHPHLAAVETADDVRGWIELVPE from the coding sequence ATGATCCGTCAGGTGCGTTGTGAGTGCGGCTTCACCGCGCGTGGCTCGACCGACGACGAGGTGATCACGCTGATCCTCGCCCACGTCGGGCAGGACCATCCCCACCTCGCCGCCGTCGAGACGGCCGACGACGTGCGTGGCTGGATCGAGCTCGTCCCGGAGTGA
- a CDS encoding DUF6986 family protein → MNGTAGTDGEDGTDRGAVVGLSSTAARAIEDLLAEPDARAARLYPGDAGARQPVHTVYVPGDRYNPDLPTRWGRQAQEALDAVGGIDVLLDAHALVTDPGERALIAGLVLAKLEAEPIEDLRIDFEDGYGGDDEDADVRAAARAVAQAGAAGRLPPFVGIRFKCLEPATRARGLRTLALFVGELLASGGLPDGLVLTLPKVTSVAQVRAMVLACADLEARLGLVTGRLRFEIQVETPQAILGADGTALIAPMLHAGQGRVSGLHYGTYDYSASLGIAAADQSMEHPAADHAKAVMQLAAAGTGVHLSDGSTNVLPVGEPDGVRAAWALHGRLVTRSLHRGFYQGWDLHPAQLPSRFAATYAYFRASAPDAVTRLGAYLDRRAGAVLDEPATAKALAGFVLRGLDCGALAAADLAGLERAPLASLARPARA, encoded by the coding sequence ATGAACGGCACAGCGGGCACGGACGGCGAGGACGGCACCGACCGCGGGGCGGTCGTGGGCCTGTCCTCGACGGCGGCGCGCGCCATCGAGGACCTGCTCGCCGAGCCGGACGCCCGGGCCGCCCGGCTCTACCCGGGGGACGCCGGCGCCCGGCAGCCGGTGCACACGGTCTACGTGCCGGGGGACCGGTACAACCCGGACCTGCCGACCCGCTGGGGCAGGCAGGCACAGGAGGCACTGGACGCCGTCGGCGGCATCGACGTCCTGCTCGACGCCCACGCGCTGGTCACCGACCCCGGCGAGCGAGCCCTGATCGCCGGCCTCGTGCTCGCCAAGCTCGAGGCGGAGCCCATCGAGGACCTGCGGATCGACTTCGAGGACGGCTACGGCGGCGACGACGAGGACGCGGACGTGCGTGCCGCGGCCCGTGCCGTCGCGCAGGCCGGCGCCGCGGGTCGGCTCCCGCCGTTCGTCGGGATCCGGTTCAAGTGCCTCGAGCCGGCCACCAGGGCGCGTGGGCTCCGCACGCTCGCGCTGTTCGTCGGGGAACTCCTCGCCTCGGGCGGGCTCCCGGACGGCCTCGTGCTCACCCTGCCGAAGGTCACCTCCGTGGCCCAGGTGCGGGCGATGGTGCTCGCCTGCGCCGACCTCGAGGCCAGGCTCGGTCTGGTCACCGGACGGCTCAGGTTCGAGATCCAGGTCGAGACGCCGCAGGCGATCCTCGGCGCGGACGGCACCGCCCTCATCGCACCGATGCTGCACGCGGGCCAGGGCCGGGTCAGCGGCCTGCACTACGGCACCTACGACTACTCCGCCTCGCTCGGCATCGCCGCCGCGGACCAGAGCATGGAGCATCCCGCCGCCGACCACGCGAAGGCCGTCATGCAGCTCGCCGCGGCGGGCACGGGCGTGCACCTGTCCGACGGTTCCACGAACGTGCTGCCGGTCGGCGAGCCCGACGGCGTGCGGGCGGCCTGGGCGCTGCACGGCCGGTTGGTCACCCGCTCGCTGCACCGCGGCTTCTACCAGGGCTGGGACCTGCACCCGGCGCAGCTGCCGAGCCGGTTCGCCGCCACCTACGCCTACTTCCGCGCGTCCGCACCGGACGCCGTCACCCGGCTCGGCGCCTACCTCGACCGGCGGGCCGGCGCGGTGCTGGACGAACCCGCCACCGCGAAGGCGCTCGCCGGCTTCGTGCTGCGCGGCCTCGACTGCGGCGCCCTTGCCGCCGCCGATCTCGCCGGCCTCGAGCGCGCACCGCTGGCATCGCTGGCGCGGCCGGCGCGGGCCTGA
- a CDS encoding NAD-dependent malic enzyme: MALPSPSYSITLRVEAPTGPRTTTDIVAAVGATGAAVTGIDVVESTDSGMVVDVSCNAVDGAHVETISATLEAIDGVSVRQVSDATFLMHLGGKLEVRPKVNLRHRDDLSRAYTPGVARVCLAIAKKPEDARRLTIKRNTVAVVTDGTAVLGLGDIGPAAAMPVMEGKAALFKQFGGVDAWPVCLDTKDTEEIIMVVKAIAPGYGGINLEDISAPRCFEIERRLREELDIPVFHDDQHGTAIVVLAALINALRVVGKELADVRIVVSGVGAAGSAIIHLLAGEGATNIIGFDRTGAVHAGREYVDAHRRWLAENTNPEGFAGSLKGGMAGADVFIGVSAAGILDGSDIEAMNDGAIVFALANPDPEVDPIEAAQHAAVVATGRSDYPNQINNVLAFPGLFRGLLDAHATAISDATLRAAAVAIADTVADSERNPNYIVPSVFDPTVAEAVAKAVQDVARVERERAGHTVEPDIDAAAPQFSATVGG; this comes from the coding sequence GTGACCGGCATCGACGTGGTCGAGTCCACCGACTCCGGCATGGTCGTCGACGTGTCGTGCAATGCCGTCGACGGCGCACACGTCGAGACGATCTCGGCGACCCTCGAGGCGATCGACGGCGTCAGCGTGCGCCAGGTCAGCGACGCCACCTTCCTGATGCACCTCGGCGGCAAGCTCGAGGTGCGGCCCAAGGTGAACCTGCGCCACCGAGACGACCTGTCCCGCGCGTACACCCCCGGCGTGGCCCGGGTCTGCCTGGCGATCGCGAAGAAGCCGGAGGACGCCCGCCGCCTGACCATCAAGCGGAACACGGTCGCCGTCGTCACCGACGGCACGGCCGTCCTCGGCCTTGGCGACATCGGGCCCGCCGCCGCCATGCCCGTCATGGAGGGCAAGGCCGCCCTGTTCAAGCAGTTCGGTGGCGTGGACGCCTGGCCGGTCTGCCTGGACACCAAGGACACCGAGGAGATCATCATGGTCGTCAAGGCGATCGCGCCCGGCTACGGCGGCATCAACCTCGAGGACATCTCCGCGCCGCGATGCTTCGAGATCGAGCGGCGGCTGCGCGAGGAACTGGACATCCCGGTCTTCCACGACGATCAGCACGGCACCGCGATCGTGGTGCTCGCCGCCCTCATCAACGCGCTCCGGGTGGTCGGCAAGGAGCTCGCCGACGTGCGCATCGTGGTCTCCGGCGTGGGCGCCGCGGGCTCCGCGATCATCCACCTGCTCGCGGGCGAAGGGGCCACGAACATCATCGGGTTCGACCGGACCGGCGCCGTGCACGCCGGACGTGAGTACGTCGACGCGCACCGTCGCTGGCTCGCGGAGAACACGAACCCCGAGGGCTTCGCCGGGTCGCTGAAGGGGGGCATGGCCGGGGCGGACGTGTTCATCGGCGTCTCCGCCGCGGGCATCCTCGACGGCTCGGACATCGAGGCGATGAACGACGGCGCGATCGTCTTCGCACTCGCGAACCCCGATCCCGAGGTGGACCCGATCGAAGCCGCCCAGCACGCCGCGGTGGTGGCCACCGGGCGAAGCGACTACCCGAACCAGATCAACAACGTGCTCGCGTTCCCGGGCCTGTTCCGTGGGCTGCTCGACGCCCACGCCACCGCCATCAGCGACGCCACGCTGCGCGCCGCCGCCGTCGCGATCGCGGACACCGTGGCCGACTCCGAGCGCAACCCCAACTACATCGTGCCGAGCGTCTTCGACCCGACGGTGGCCGAGGCGGTCGCGAAGGCGGTCCAGGACGTCGCCCGCGTGGAGCGGGAGCGAGCCGGGCACACGGTCGAGCCCGACATCGACGCCGCCGCGCCCCAGTTCTCGGCCACGGTCGGGGGCTGA
- a CDS encoding alpha/beta hydrolase: MTTDPATGFTAPTGVTTGATILLVHGAWHGPWCWEDMAERLGDLGNDVRTVELRGHDGRTGRIWHRIDDYVEDVRDAAAGCRPPLVVVGHSLGGLVAQRLLENERVAGLVLLAPTPARGTLPAVGRLALRHPTALLRATMTLRMRPFVRTHALVRDLFFTARTDPWVVHDTWIRLRDESYLAFLQTIVVRPRPDRVRAPVLVLAAEEDRFFTLAEMERTARTYGTRAVVVEGSGHDLMLDGGWPDVAHRIDAWVRTTATETAGHHGGRES, encoded by the coding sequence GTGACCACCGATCCTGCCACCGGGTTCACGGCGCCGACCGGTGTCACCACCGGAGCGACGATCCTGCTCGTGCACGGCGCCTGGCACGGACCATGGTGCTGGGAGGACATGGCCGAGCGGCTCGGCGACCTCGGCAACGACGTCCGCACCGTCGAGCTGCGCGGTCACGACGGGCGGACCGGGCGGATCTGGCACCGCATCGACGACTACGTCGAGGACGTCCGGGATGCGGCGGCCGGGTGTCGGCCGCCGCTGGTCGTCGTCGGGCACTCGTTGGGTGGCCTCGTCGCGCAGAGGCTCCTGGAGAACGAGCGGGTGGCGGGGCTGGTGCTGTTGGCGCCGACACCGGCCCGCGGCACGTTGCCCGCCGTCGGCCGCCTGGCACTGCGGCACCCGACCGCTCTCCTGCGCGCCACCATGACCCTGCGGATGCGGCCGTTCGTCCGCACCCACGCCCTGGTGCGCGATCTCTTCTTCACGGCCCGGACCGACCCGTGGGTCGTCCATGACACCTGGATTCGGCTCCGGGACGAGTCCTACCTGGCCTTCCTGCAGACGATCGTGGTGCGGCCCCGACCGGACCGGGTCCGGGCACCGGTGCTCGTACTGGCGGCCGAGGAGGACCGGTTCTTCACCCTGGCGGAGATGGAACGGACGGCGCGTACGTACGGCACCCGAGCCGTGGTCGTCGAAGGTTCGGGTCATGACCTGATGCTCGACGGCGGATGGCCCGACGTGGCGCACCGCATCGATGCCTGGGTCCGCACCACGGCCACGGAGACGGCCGGACACCACGGTGGGCGGGAGTCGTGA
- a CDS encoding AfsR/SARP family transcriptional regulator, with protein sequence MQDRAGVRVQLCGTFAVELGGRSLAEDLPSRQARTLFAFLVLNRPQPMARDALVDALWGESPPAAAANALTVLISKLRSAVGADLIRGRAELAVVLPEPAHVDVDRAFVALHTAESAVGARQWDRAWYASLAALFVARRTLLPGVDAEWLDGWRRRLADARLRALECYATTCLAIDATELPGAERSARELVELAPLRETGHLLLMRALAAGGNEAEALACYGRLRMILSEELGTEPGATVQRYYHQLLR encoded by the coding sequence GTGCAGGACAGAGCCGGCGTTCGGGTGCAGCTGTGCGGGACGTTCGCCGTCGAGCTGGGCGGCCGCAGTCTCGCCGAGGATCTGCCGAGCCGTCAGGCGCGCACGCTGTTCGCCTTTCTCGTCCTGAACAGGCCCCAGCCGATGGCTCGGGACGCACTGGTCGACGCACTGTGGGGCGAGTCGCCTCCGGCGGCTGCCGCCAACGCGCTGACGGTGCTGATCTCCAAGCTGCGTTCCGCCGTCGGCGCCGACCTGATCCGCGGGCGCGCCGAACTCGCCGTCGTACTGCCCGAACCTGCCCACGTCGACGTCGACCGCGCGTTCGTGGCCCTGCACACGGCCGAGTCGGCCGTCGGCGCCCGGCAGTGGGACCGAGCCTGGTATGCGAGCCTCGCCGCGCTGTTCGTCGCCCGGCGGACGCTCCTACCCGGGGTGGACGCCGAGTGGCTGGACGGCTGGCGGCGCCGGCTCGCCGACGCCCGGCTCCGCGCCCTGGAGTGCTATGCGACGACCTGCCTCGCGATCGACGCCACCGAGCTGCCCGGGGCCGAGCGGTCGGCCCGCGAGCTCGTCGAGCTCGCGCCACTGCGCGAGACCGGGCACCTGCTGCTGATGCGTGCACTCGCGGCCGGCGGGAACGAGGCCGAGGCGCTGGCCTGCTACGGGCGGCTCCGGATGATCCTGAGCGAGGAGCTCGGCACGGAGCCCGGAGCGACGGTGCAGCGCTACTACCACCAGCTCCTGCGCTAG